The nucleotide window ATCCAACCCCAGGACCCCGAGTACACCGTCGTTAACAAACGCGTGGTGCGTGATCTCAATTCCATTCCTTCCATCCGCAATCAAGTGGTGCCGAATGTCACCATCGTGCACGACCGCATCGCCGCCGAGGTGATGCGTGGGTGCGTACGCGGCTGTCGCTTCTGCCAAGCCGGCTACATCTATCGTCCGCTCCGCGAACGCGACCCACGTGCCCTGCAAGAGCAAATCGAGAAACTCATCGAACAGAGCGGCTACGAGGAAGTCTCGCTGCTCAGCCTTAGCACGGGAGATTACAGTTGCGTGAATCCGCTGCTGCGCGAACTGATGAATCGGTTCGCCGGATTGAAGGTGTCGGTGTCGTTGCCCTCGACGCGCGTGGACGCACTCTCGCCCCACATTCTGGAAGAGATCCGTCGCGTACGGAAGACCGGCTTCACTCTCGCGCCGGAAGCCGGTTCGCAGCGGCTGCGCGATGTCATCCAGAAAGAATACAAAGAAGAGGAGCTGGTTGACGCCGCGAAGATGCTCTTTGGACTGGGCTGGAAGAGCGTGAAACTCTACTTCATGCTCGGTCTGCCCACGGAAACTGAGGAAGACCTGCTCGGTATCGTCGACTTGAGCCGCAAAGTCTCCGCCGCTGGCAAACACAGACGCCAGGTGACGGCGAGTGTCTCTACCTTCGTGCCTAAGCCGCATACTCCTTTTCAGTGGGCGGCCCAGGTGAGCTTGGAGGAAACCGAAGCGCGGCAAGGTCTGCTGCGCAAGACGTTGCGCCGTCATGGCATCCAATTCAAATGGCACGACTCGCGCTCATCGTTCCTAGAAGGTGTCTTTGCCCGTGGCGACCGACGCTTGTCTGGGCCGCTCCTCACCGCGTATCGACTCGGCTGTCGGTTCGACGGCTGGACGGAGCAGTTTCGCCTGGACCTGTGGCAGCAAGCGTTCGCCGAACATGGCATCGACCCGGACTTCTACTTGCGTCGCCGTCTGCTTGACGAGACGCTGCCATGGGACCATCTGGATAGCGGCGTGGCCAAGAAGTGGCTGCAACGCGATCTTGCTAAAGCGTTCTCTGCCACCTTAACACCGGATTGCAGCGTCGAGCGCTGCTCGTACTGTGGTGCCTGCGATTTCAAAACCGTCCGTAACGTCACCTACCACCTGAATGGCGCGAAAGGCGCGGAGCATCGTGGCGTTCAGGTGGACGCTTGGGCAGCCACGCTGTTGCCGGAACATAGCGAATGGGGCACCCGGCAGTGGCAGACCATGCAGGACAAAAAAAGGCTACAGGCTACAGGGCACAGGCCACAGGGAGAAAAGGCGCAAAGCCTAGGGTCTAACGTCCAGAGTCTAGCGTTGCAAGACGAACCCACACCTCCGCACTTTGCAACGAACCACGAACCACGAGCCACGAACCACGCCAATGCCGAGTCGTGGCTGGAGGGCGACCCGAACACTGTTGCCATGAGCCAAGGGGAGAAAAAGCCGGCGGTGATGCGCGTGCGCGTCATGTACAGCAAGCTGGAGGAGGCACGGTTTCTCGGGGCAAAAGAGGTGGCAACGCTGTTCGCTCGTGCGGTCCGCCGAGCGCATCTTCCCATTGCCTATAGCCAAGGGTTTCATCCCCTCCCGCGGTTGAGCTTCGGACCGGCTCTCCCAATGGGGATCGAAAGCGAAGAAGAATTCATCGATCTTGAACTGAGTGAGCAACTGGCAGCAGCCGAAGTCGGCGTGCGTCTCGACGCAGAACTCCCGCGTGGATTTCGTATGCAGTGGGCTGAAGCCATCGACCTGCGTGCACCGAGTGTCGACGCCAGCATCAGCGGCTTGCGCTACGTGGTGGCGGTCGATTCGTTGCCGCTCGACAAGCGAACACCGGCATTTCTGGCTGCAAGCCTGAACGAGTACCACGCGGCAGCAAGCGTTCCCCTGCGAAAACATACACGTAGCGGGGAAAAAATCGTCGATGCCAAACAATTCGTCGCGCGAGTCGCCCTGGCCACTCCGGCAACGGTACAGTTAGAGCTGCGCGTCACGGCGGCGGGCACGATCAAGCCGCACGAACTCACCGGGACGCTGTTCGGTCTCACCTCAGAGGAAGCCAAGATCTTACGGTTAACCAAAATTCAGACCCTGTTTCATGCACCGTCAACACCGGAGCTTCCAGACGAGCACGAACAAGGTGCAACTACGCCGTTCGAACATGCGGCGACATAAGTAGCGTCCGTGCGCCAACGCATCATTATCAATTCTACCCCCCAAGAAGCCAGGGTCGCGTTGCTCGAAAACGAGACCCTGGTCGAGATTCACATCGAACGTGCTCAGCAACGCAACCTTGCTGGTAACATCTATAAGGGCAAAGTCGCGCGGGTACTGCCCGGCATGCAAGCGGCTTTTATCGAAGTCGGCCTGGAAAAAGCCGGCTTCATCCATGTTTCGGACCTGTTCGGCGGGTCGCTACCCTCGGGTTTTTTTGAGGATGACGACGACCACGACGATTCCACGGATTCCGCCATGGACGAGATCCCCGACGAAGATGCCAACGGCGAAGACGCCCATGGCGAGGACGACCACGCTCCGGCAAACGAAGCCGCGCGCATGGGACCACCGCGGCGCGGGAGACGCGAGCGGTTCACCTCCCATACTCCGCTCGAAGACCGCATCAAGAAGAACCAAGAGCTGCTGGTCCAAGTCACGAAAGAGCCGATCGGCACCAAGGGCTGCCGCCTCACCTCGCACATCTCGCTTCCCGGTCGGCATCTCGTGTACACCCCGACGGTCAGCCACATTGGCGTGTCACGGCGCATTGCCGACAGCAAAGAGCGCAAACGCCTGCGCGACATCGTACAAGAGCTGCGTCCTCCCGAAGGCGGGTTTATCGTTCGCACCGCGTGCGAAGGACTCACCAAAAAAGAGATGCACGATGACATGCGCTTTCTGCTCAAGCTCTGGAGCGGAATCGCGAAGAAGGGCGACGCGCTCGGCGCGCCGGCAGTACTGCATGACGACATGGACGTCATCTTGCGCATCATTCGCGACCTGTTCACTGCGGATGTGGAAGAGGTCATCATCGACGCTCCACAGGACTACGAACGCGCGAAAGAGTTCGTTGCTTCTTTCCTGCCGCGCTTGGTGGGTCGTATCAAGCTGCATGATCGTCCCGAAGCCATTTTCGACTATTACAATATCGAGCCGCAGATCGCCAAAGCGCTGGACCGACGAGTGTATTTGAAGTCCGGCGGCCACATCGTTATCGATCACACCGAAGCGCTCACCGCCATCGACGTGAATACCGGTCGCTTTGTGGGCAAACGGGACCAAGAAGAGACCATGCTTCAGACCAATCTCGAAGCCGCCAAGGCCGTGGTCGAACAACTCCGCCTACGCAACATTGGCGGGTTGATCATTATCGATTTCATCGACATGGATCGAGCGGGGAATCGTAATAAAGTCACCGAGACGCTGCGCGAGGCGCTGAAGCAGGACAAAACCCGCAGCAGCATGCGTAAGATCAGCGAGCTAGGCTTGGTGCAGATGACGCGGAAGCGCACCCGCGAGAGCTTACTCCGTCAGCTGTGCGACCCATGCCCGTACTGCGAAGGCAAAGGGTATTTGCGTTCGGTACCCACGGTCGCCTCCGAGATCCTCAGACAAATCCGCAAAGAGGCATTTCGTCATCCCGCCGCTCCGCACCTTATCGTCAGAGCCCATCCCGAAGTCCTGACCTTTCTGTATGACGAGGAAGGAGAACGGCTCGACGAGCTTGAGCACTTTCTCCGCAAGCGCGTTTTCTTACGCGCGGCCACCGAGTTTCACCACGAACAACATGAGATCGTGGCGACCCAGTCGCTCTCGCAATCGCCAGCTCCGGCAC belongs to Deltaproteobacteria bacterium and includes:
- a CDS encoding Rne/Rng family ribonuclease, which translates into the protein MRQRIIINSTPQEARVALLENETLVEIHIERAQQRNLAGNIYKGKVARVLPGMQAAFIEVGLEKAGFIHVSDLFGGSLPSGFFEDDDDHDDSTDSAMDEIPDEDANGEDAHGEDDHAPANEAARMGPPRRGRRERFTSHTPLEDRIKKNQELLVQVTKEPIGTKGCRLTSHISLPGRHLVYTPTVSHIGVSRRIADSKERKRLRDIVQELRPPEGGFIVRTACEGLTKKEMHDDMRFLLKLWSGIAKKGDALGAPAVLHDDMDVILRIIRDLFTADVEEVIIDAPQDYERAKEFVASFLPRLVGRIKLHDRPEAIFDYYNIEPQIAKALDRRVYLKSGGHIVIDHTEALTAIDVNTGRFVGKRDQEETMLQTNLEAAKAVVEQLRLRNIGGLIIIDFIDMDRAGNRNKVTETLREALKQDKTRSSMRKISELGLVQMTRKRTRESLLRQLCDPCPYCEGKGYLRSVPTVASEILRQIRKEAFRHPAAPHLIVRAHPEVLTFLYDEEGERLDELEHFLRKRVFLRAATEFHHEQHEIVATQSLSQSPAPAPVQVEEAPAPPPPVQPASTAPSAPRKAAGRPRRRR
- a CDS encoding TIGR03960 family B12-binding radical SAM protein codes for the protein MTTLRQTYASILPLVEQPARYTGGERGTVLKDPAQVRLRFALAFPEVYEIAQSHLGLQILYDLLNGREEIQAERAYAPWVDMEAQLRRHGAPLASLDSCSPLSDFDIIGFSLQYELTYTNILMMLDLGGVPLFSRDRDETHPLVIAGGPCAFHPEPIAEFIDAFLLGDGEEAVFDICDAYLAWDKKDRGALLKALSRIPGVYVPAFFSLHHAEDGTLLSIQPQDPEYTVVNKRVVRDLNSIPSIRNQVVPNVTIVHDRIAAEVMRGCVRGCRFCQAGYIYRPLRERDPRALQEQIEKLIEQSGYEEVSLLSLSTGDYSCVNPLLRELMNRFAGLKVSVSLPSTRVDALSPHILEEIRRVRKTGFTLAPEAGSQRLRDVIQKEYKEEELVDAAKMLFGLGWKSVKLYFMLGLPTETEEDLLGIVDLSRKVSAAGKHRRQVTASVSTFVPKPHTPFQWAAQVSLEETEARQGLLRKTLRRHGIQFKWHDSRSSFLEGVFARGDRRLSGPLLTAYRLGCRFDGWTEQFRLDLWQQAFAEHGIDPDFYLRRRLLDETLPWDHLDSGVAKKWLQRDLAKAFSATLTPDCSVERCSYCGACDFKTVRNVTYHLNGAKGAEHRGVQVDAWAATLLPEHSEWGTRQWQTMQDKKRLQATGHRPQGEKAQSLGSNVQSLALQDEPTPPHFATNHEPRATNHANAESWLEGDPNTVAMSQGEKKPAVMRVRVMYSKLEEARFLGAKEVATLFARAVRRAHLPIAYSQGFHPLPRLSFGPALPMGIESEEEFIDLELSEQLAAAEVGVRLDAELPRGFRMQWAEAIDLRAPSVDASISGLRYVVAVDSLPLDKRTPAFLAASLNEYHAAASVPLRKHTRSGEKIVDAKQFVARVALATPATVQLELRVTAAGTIKPHELTGTLFGLTSEEAKILRLTKIQTLFHAPSTPELPDEHEQGATTPFEHAAT